The Aureimonas mangrovi genome contains the following window.
CCGACCTCGACTGGAACCGTCCGGGCGAGCAGGTCATCGAGGAGTTCAACAAGGGCGACATGGTCAAGGCGCAGGTCCTCGACGTCGATGTCGACAAGGAGCGCATCTCGCTCGGCATGAAGCAGGTGGGCGGCGATCCGTTCGTCAACGCTGCCGAGGCGGGCGAGCTGCGTCGCGGCGCGATCGTCACCTGCGAAGTGACGGGCGTGACCGACGGCGGCCTCGAGGTGAAGATCGTCGATACCGACCTCACCTCCTTCATCCGCCGCGCGGACCTTGCCCGCGACCGCGACGACCAGCGCCCCGAGAAGTTCTCGGTCGGCCAGAAGGTCGACGCGCGCATCACGCAGTTCGACAAGAAGGCGCACCGCGTCGGCGTGTCGATCAAGGCGCTGCAGATCGCGGAAGAGAAGGAAGCGGTTGCCCAGTACGGCTCGACCGACTCGGGCGCCTCGCTCGGCGACATCCTCGGCGCGGCTCTGAAGAACCGCGAGGGCGAGTAAGCCTTTTGCCGGCGCGCCTTCGGGCCCGCAGGCACCTCACGATCGAAAGGCCCGCGGCAGGGATGTCGCGGGCCTTTCTCTTTGTCGAGAGGCGGTGACGTGATGCGTGCGAGCCGCCTCGGCGGTCATCTCCGCGGGCTCGGCTGGTTCGCAGCTTTTCGGCAGACTGCAAGCTGCCGGGGTGCGCGGAGTTGTGTGGTCGACGGCCGGGCCTGGCTCCGGGCCGTTGCCTGGCGGACGGTGATCGGCTAGGAACAGACTGCGTGACGTTCGGCTGCGCTGCCGATCCCACGCGGATGCGCCAGCCGCATTCGGCACCCGTAGCTCAGCTGGATAGAGCGCTGCCCTCCGAAGGCAGAGGTCACAGGTTCGAATCCTGTCGGGTGCGCCATTTCAGTACAGAACCACGAACATTGAGACGCGGAGGATCCTGTCCGGTGACGGCCGCAACGAGGGCTCCCTGCTGCCGGTGATCCGGATAGTCTTGTCGCTGCCGCCGACACTGCCGAGGAACGATCACAGGGCGGTTTTCAGCGCCAATACGTCGCTCTGCCTCAGAAATTCGTTCATCACCCGCGCGAACGCTTCAACTTTTTCGGGGGATCGACTGCGCCGGGGTTGGTTCCCTGCGACGGGGCCAGATCGAACGCAGCGTTGGCCCGCTCGGTTCGCCCTTCAGCGCAGTGATCCGGACGAGGGGTCGGTGCGACGCCCGGATTTTTTGGGAAGAGTTTCGAGGCGATCGGCTCGACGAACACGTCGGGGACTGCTGCAACTCGTCTTATAACTTTCGTCTGAGGGGGGCCTTGAACCGCAAATTGGCTGAAACTAAATCGCTGCCGCCTGACGCCCTTTCGGGGTCGGGATGCCGAGTGGATGCGACAGCATCCGGCGGCACGAGAACTTGTACCATGTTGCTCAACGGAGGATGTGGCTATGAGAACCACTTTCGATTTTTCTCCTTTATTCAGGTCGAGCGTCGGCTTTGACCGGATGCTGAACGCGCTCGAGGCTGCGAGCCGCGTCGAGAGTATCGACAACTGGCCCCCTTATGACATCGCCAAGCTTGGCGATGACGACTACCGCATCACCATGGCGGTAGCCGGCTTCGGCCAGGACGAACTGACCCTCACCCAGGAGCAGAATATGCTTTTGGTGTCCGGTCAGAAAGCCGACGAGGACAACGACCAGTATCTGCATCGCGGCATTGCCGGGCGCGCTTTCCAGCGTCGCTTCGAGCTGGCCGACCACGTCAAGGTCGTGAATGCCCGCCTCGTCAACGGTCTGCTGACGATCGATCTCAAGCGCGAGATTCCGGAAGAGATGAAGCCGCGCCGGATCGAGATCGCGGCCGGCGAGGCGTCGCACGAGATCGAGACGAAGCAGATCGAGGCTGAGCAGCAGGCCGCTTAAGGCCCTTCCACCAGCGCACTCCGCGCACGGCGTCGGGCACCGCCCGGCGCCGGCAGGAAAGCTTTGCCTATCGAATGAACGGAAAGGAGAGAAACAATGAGTGTCCGTGATCTGATCCCCTGGGGCCGAAGC
Protein-coding sequences here:
- a CDS encoding Hsp20 family protein, which gives rise to MRTTFDFSPLFRSSVGFDRMLNALEAASRVESIDNWPPYDIAKLGDDDYRITMAVAGFGQDELTLTQEQNMLLVSGQKADEDNDQYLHRGIAGRAFQRRFELADHVKVVNARLVNGLLTIDLKREIPEEMKPRRIEIAAGEASHEIETKQIEAEQQAA